In Wenyingzhuangia fucanilytica, the following are encoded in one genomic region:
- a CDS encoding ATP-binding protein has product MIPTKLFNKRLLILFLRLWLISLAVIIGVSFFIYHSKKETEIKNLKEYEVKKTNLQVNEIINDFVAIKKDLFFIASLVSSTQKFNPLKSKDYNTLKEEISSFSENNKLYDQIRVLTPNGDEVLKCVYNQGFPRIEVDSLLKNKGDRYYFKEISEIDQGDIYFSKFDLNIEFGKIEIPHKQVLRVGCKVTNSIGETTAILIINYLGIDLVKRIEALNVNSHSEIHLIDPNGYLLISPRKDNNWGFMFEDKKDKNYQSFYPNAWQQIKNTSKGQLLTNNGLFTYNTLNFRNVVKTTNSNSINYFATDDFWKVVSIVPNTFIKNIKQELLYSLYSPILFFVILALITSYIFAYYYVKNILSEEEVFKLASVVKSSSNSVIITDVFGNIEWINEAFEKYFDKHLKSITGQNIIEVLTGKTTPKQQQKELKKAITDKYNTKIEIVNTNKRNQEFWLNLNIKFIHLGKHQTDNKFIFIGTDITNLKNKEKEILNLNDELEKKVKNRTQRLEIANKDLLKNREKLKVSKDRLETAFSTGGYAWWEWNYKTETMLYSKLMYKMIGFTKKDIKTNSTWWTERIHPDDLAPLHEKIEKHIKEKTDSYSATYRIKHKNGNYIWINVNGKIETYNEDNTPLKMVGILQDISIIKKAEEEITKAKNTAEDANRAKSDFLANMSHEIRTPMNAIIGFSEQLSNSLKNKKQLSQINLIRTSGKNLLRIINDILDLSKIEAGKIDIDPTPVNLIKMGTHIQSIFEQTTNDKDITFTTTYNKNIPNTILLDEVRTRQILFNLASNAVKFTEKGGVKIHFNTKAKNECVDLTITVEDTGIGIPKDQIEQIFSPFIQSRGQSVIKYGGTGLGLSITTKLVEKMNGTISVESEENKGSKFTVFIPDISVSNENITIDNRAFDTSKIIFNKAKILIADDVSENRELIIDLLETSPDLKVIEASNGEEAITLAKEHLPDLILMDLRMPKMMVLRLQQH; this is encoded by the coding sequence ATGATTCCTACTAAGTTATTTAACAAAAGGTTACTTATACTTTTTTTAAGATTATGGTTAATTTCTTTAGCAGTAATAATAGGAGTATCTTTTTTTATATATCATTCTAAAAAAGAGACCGAAATAAAAAACCTAAAAGAGTATGAAGTAAAGAAAACCAATCTTCAAGTAAATGAAATCATCAATGATTTTGTTGCAATAAAAAAAGATCTTTTTTTTATCGCAAGTTTAGTTTCCTCTACTCAAAAATTTAACCCTTTAAAAAGTAAAGATTATAACACTTTAAAGGAGGAAATTTCTAGTTTTTCCGAAAACAATAAATTATACGATCAAATTAGAGTCTTAACCCCTAATGGCGATGAAGTTCTTAAATGTGTATACAATCAAGGATTTCCAAGAATAGAGGTTGATTCTTTACTAAAAAACAAAGGCGATAGATATTACTTTAAAGAAATTTCTGAAATAGATCAAGGCGATATTTATTTTTCGAAATTTGACTTAAATATTGAATTTGGAAAAATAGAAATTCCCCACAAACAAGTACTTAGAGTAGGTTGTAAAGTAACCAATAGCATAGGAGAAACCACAGCTATCCTAATTATAAACTACTTGGGTATTGATTTGGTAAAAAGAATTGAAGCACTAAACGTTAATAGCCATAGCGAAATTCATTTAATAGACCCTAACGGCTACCTTTTAATATCTCCGAGAAAAGACAACAACTGGGGTTTTATGTTTGAGGATAAAAAAGATAAAAATTATCAAAGTTTTTATCCAAATGCATGGCAACAAATAAAAAACACAAGTAAGGGACAGCTTTTAACCAATAACGGACTTTTTACTTATAATACTCTTAATTTTAGAAACGTAGTAAAAACAACCAACAGTAACAGCATAAATTATTTTGCTACAGACGATTTTTGGAAAGTTGTATCTATTGTTCCTAATACATTTATAAAAAACATAAAACAAGAATTGCTCTATTCTTTATACTCGCCAATTCTCTTCTTTGTTATATTAGCTTTAATAACCTCTTATATATTTGCTTATTATTACGTTAAAAATATTCTTTCCGAAGAGGAGGTTTTTAAACTAGCGTCCGTAGTAAAAAGCAGTAGTAATAGTGTTATTATAACTGATGTTTTTGGAAATATTGAATGGATAAATGAAGCTTTTGAAAAGTATTTTGACAAGCATTTAAAAAGCATAACCGGACAAAATATTATTGAAGTACTAACAGGTAAAACAACACCTAAGCAACAACAAAAAGAGCTTAAAAAAGCTATTACAGATAAATATAATACTAAGATAGAAATTGTAAATACAAACAAACGCAATCAAGAATTTTGGCTAAACCTAAACATTAAATTTATTCATCTAGGAAAACACCAAACCGATAATAAATTTATTTTTATTGGTACCGACATCACCAATTTAAAAAACAAAGAAAAAGAAATTCTAAACCTTAATGATGAGTTAGAAAAAAAGGTAAAAAATAGAACTCAAAGACTAGAGATAGCTAATAAAGATCTTTTAAAAAACAGAGAAAAACTTAAAGTAAGTAAAGACCGTTTAGAAACTGCATTTTCTACTGGGGGATACGCATGGTGGGAATGGAATTATAAAACCGAAACAATGCTATACAGTAAGTTAATGTATAAAATGATTGGTTTTACTAAAAAAGACATCAAAACTAACTCTACCTGGTGGACAGAACGAATTCATCCTGATGATTTAGCTCCACTACATGAAAAAATAGAAAAACATATAAAAGAAAAAACAGACTCTTATAGTGCAACCTACAGAATTAAACATAAAAATGGCAACTATATATGGATAAATGTTAATGGAAAAATAGAAACGTATAACGAGGACAATACTCCTTTAAAAATGGTGGGTATTTTACAAGATATTTCTATTATTAAAAAAGCTGAAGAAGAAATTACCAAAGCTAAAAACACTGCCGAAGATGCCAACAGAGCTAAAAGTGATTTTTTAGCCAATATGAGTCATGAAATTAGAACTCCAATGAATGCCATTATTGGTTTTTCGGAGCAACTATCTAATTCACTAAAAAACAAAAAACAACTATCGCAAATCAACCTAATAAGAACTAGTGGGAAAAACCTACTTAGAATTATTAATGACATTCTTGATTTATCTAAAATTGAGGCAGGAAAAATAGATATAGATCCTACTCCAGTGAATTTAATCAAAATGGGAACTCATATTCAAAGTATTTTTGAACAGACTACCAACGACAAAGACATTACTTTTACAACCACTTATAACAAAAACATTCCTAACACAATTCTTTTAGATGAAGTTAGAACAAGACAAATTCTGTTTAACCTTGCTAGTAATGCTGTGAAATTCACAGAAAAAGGAGGCGTTAAAATTCATTTCAACACAAAAGCAAAAAATGAGTGTGTTGACCTTACCATTACTGTTGAAGACACTGGTATTGGTATTCCAAAAGATCAAATTGAACAAATATTTAGTCCTTTTATACAAAGCAGAGGTCAAAGTGTAATTAAATACGGAGGTACAGGACTTGGCCTTTCCATCACCACTAAATTGGTGGAAAAAATGAACGGAACCATTTCAGTTGAAAGTGAGGAAAACAAAGGAAGTAAGTTTACTGTTTTTATTCCAGACATCTCTGTATCAAACGAAAACATCACAATAGATAACAGAGCCTTTGACACCTCAAAAATTATTTTTAACAAAGCCAAAATATTAATTGCAGATGATGTTTCTGAAAACAGAGAACTCATTATTGATTTACTAGAAACTTCTCCCGATTTAAAAGTGATTGAAGCGAGCAATGGTGAGGAAGCTATAACATTAGCCAAAGAGCACTTACCAGACCTTATTTTAATGGATTTACGTATGCCAAAAATGATGGTATTGAGGCTACAACAACACTAA
- a CDS encoding Tex family protein, whose product MSQAILSLQIANNTQLAQNNIQVVLNLLNEGATVPFIARYRKDQTGGLEDHEIFKIQKEANAIEELVKRKEYVLETIKELKVDNPQLKNNIEACWDKKQLEDLFAPYKSKRKTKASVAKENGLEGLAKIIMSQKNDHINIQPFIKNNIKSETDAIDGAIDIISEWIAEHTYSKNQLRRLFTREGILKSKIKKGKEAEAQVYKTYFDFEQKATRLPSHRILAILRGTNEGFLSSGISIDKQTAIDLLERNFIKSKNQSAKIVKQAIANTYGKSLKPSLEKELLNELKQKADVEAIQVFSKNLEQLLLAAPIGKKNVLAIDPGFKTGCKVVCLNKQGDLLEDTVIYPHPPQQQHSKSIDKVLELLNKHKIEAIAIGNGTAGRETETFIKSMNLAKDIAVYLVNENGASIYSASDIGREEFPNHDITVRGAVSIGRRLMDPLAELVKIEPKSIGVGQYQHDVDQTLLKTELDHVVERCVNKIGVQLNTASKYLLQYIAGIGPGLAKNIVEYRSKNGKFNSLNELKKVPRLGDKAFEQCAGFLRVQGKQPLDNTGIHPEQYKVVSQIAKEQKLSVDKLIGNDDILSLGDNINLQKQIGKLTLIDLLNELAKPNIDPRKQEDQLEFSQNITTINDLHEGMILQGQVSNITNFGAFIDLGIKENGLVHISQITNQFINSPNDVLHLNQIVTVKVIQLDIENKRIGLTMKL is encoded by the coding sequence GTGAGTCAAGCCATATTATCTCTACAAATAGCAAACAACACTCAATTAGCTCAAAATAACATACAAGTTGTATTGAACCTACTAAACGAGGGAGCTACCGTACCTTTTATTGCCCGTTACAGAAAAGATCAAACAGGTGGATTAGAAGATCATGAGATTTTTAAAATTCAGAAAGAAGCAAATGCTATTGAAGAATTGGTTAAAAGAAAGGAATATGTGTTAGAAACCATTAAAGAGTTAAAGGTTGATAATCCTCAACTGAAGAATAATATTGAAGCTTGTTGGGATAAAAAACAATTAGAAGATTTGTTTGCTCCTTATAAAAGTAAACGAAAAACCAAAGCTAGTGTAGCTAAGGAAAATGGTTTAGAAGGATTGGCTAAAATTATTATGTCTCAAAAAAATGACCATATTAATATTCAACCTTTTATAAAAAACAATATTAAAAGCGAAACAGACGCCATTGATGGAGCCATAGATATTATTAGCGAATGGATTGCAGAACACACTTATAGTAAAAATCAACTAAGACGATTATTTACAAGAGAAGGAATTTTAAAAAGTAAAATTAAAAAAGGAAAAGAAGCCGAAGCGCAGGTTTACAAAACCTATTTTGATTTTGAACAAAAAGCAACTAGGCTGCCCTCTCACAGAATATTAGCTATTTTAAGAGGAACTAACGAAGGTTTTTTAAGCTCTGGAATAAGCATAGACAAACAAACCGCTATTGATTTATTAGAAAGAAACTTTATTAAAAGTAAAAATCAAAGCGCAAAGATTGTAAAACAAGCCATTGCTAATACCTATGGAAAAAGTTTAAAACCATCATTAGAAAAAGAACTCCTAAACGAATTAAAGCAAAAAGCAGATGTAGAAGCCATTCAAGTTTTTTCTAAAAACCTTGAGCAATTATTGTTGGCTGCCCCTATTGGCAAAAAAAATGTTTTGGCTATTGACCCCGGCTTTAAAACAGGATGTAAAGTAGTATGCTTAAACAAACAAGGAGATTTATTAGAAGATACAGTTATATACCCACACCCACCTCAACAACAGCATAGTAAAAGCATAGATAAAGTATTAGAACTACTAAACAAACACAAAATTGAAGCTATCGCTATTGGTAATGGAACGGCAGGTAGAGAAACTGAAACTTTTATAAAATCTATGAATTTAGCCAAAGACATTGCTGTTTATTTGGTTAATGAAAACGGTGCTTCTATATACTCCGCTTCTGACATAGGAAGAGAAGAGTTTCCTAACCACGATATTACAGTACGTGGAGCTGTAAGCATTGGTCGTAGATTAATGGATCCTTTAGCTGAATTGGTTAAAATAGAACCTAAATCTATTGGAGTGGGACAATACCAACACGATGTTGATCAAACTTTACTAAAAACAGAATTAGACCATGTTGTTGAGCGTTGTGTAAATAAAATTGGAGTACAATTAAATACTGCTAGTAAATATTTACTACAATACATTGCCGGAATTGGTCCTGGTTTGGCAAAAAACATAGTAGAATACAGATCCAAAAACGGAAAATTTAATAGCTTAAACGAACTTAAAAAAGTTCCTAGATTGGGTGATAAAGCCTTTGAACAATGTGCAGGATTTTTACGAGTACAAGGAAAACAGCCTTTAGATAATACAGGAATACATCCAGAACAATACAAAGTTGTTAGTCAAATAGCCAAAGAACAAAAACTATCAGTAGACAAGCTAATTGGAAATGATGATATTTTGTCTTTGGGAGACAATATCAATCTACAAAAACAGATAGGAAAACTTACTCTGATAGATTTGTTAAACGAATTGGCAAAACCAAATATAGACCCAAGAAAACAAGAAGATCAATTAGAATTTAGTCAAAATATTACGACTATTAATGACCTACACGAGGGAATGATTTTACAAGGGCAAGTAAGTAATATCACCAATTTTGGGGCTTTTATAGATTTAGGTATTAAAGAAAATGGATTGGTGCATATTTCTCAAATCACCAATCAATTCATCAACTCCCCAAACGATGTTTTGCACTTAAACCAAATTGTAACGGTTAAAGTTATTCAGCTAGATATTGAAAATAAAAGAATTGGATTGACCATGAAACTTTAA
- a CDS encoding PspC family transcriptional regulator — MSLINDIRHFFEKHGFDVSSRLADRLGIRTANVRLFFVYISFVTLGFSFAIYLTLAFLLRLKDMIRTKRTSVFDL, encoded by the coding sequence ATGAGTTTAATTAATGATATTCGACATTTCTTTGAGAAACACGGTTTTGATGTTTCTTCAAGATTGGCAGATCGCTTGGGGATAAGAACCGCAAATGTGCGATTGTTTTTTGTGTACATATCATTCGTAACTCTTGGGTTTTCATTTGCTATATATTTAACCTTGGCTTTTTTGTTAAGGTTAAAAGATATGATAAGGACCAAGAGGACATCTGTTTTTGATTTATAA
- a CDS encoding potassium channel family protein gives MLSKIYKGLILFAIVLLIGTLGFFLAFDYSWLDAFFMTIITTTTVGFGEVKPLDDSGKLFTILLLLMSIGVYGYLVTVISDFFSNNVLMEAFRVKKELKEIAKLEGHTIICGFGRNGRQSYEKLKRFNKKCIVIEKSESFIEDPAYQDIQFVKGDATNDDVLRNAGIEKASSLITALPSDANNLYVVLSSRQINQKLNIVSRANDENATKKLKIAGANHVIMPDKLGGEHMASLLVTPDLVEFVNRINMEGDHNANLEEIGVDELPEEYLMKSIQDLDVRRNSGCNVIGFITADDEYIVNPSSQMILEPKCRLIVLGRPEQIKKFKEIYE, from the coding sequence ATGCTGAGCAAAATATATAAAGGTTTAATTTTATTCGCCATTGTTCTGCTAATTGGGACTCTCGGTTTTTTCTTAGCGTTTGACTATTCTTGGTTAGATGCTTTTTTTATGACTATTATTACCACCACCACTGTGGGGTTTGGAGAGGTAAAACCTTTAGACGATTCTGGTAAACTATTTACCATTTTATTATTATTAATGAGTATTGGGGTATATGGTTACTTGGTAACAGTCATCTCAGATTTTTTTTCAAACAATGTACTTATGGAAGCTTTTCGTGTTAAAAAGGAATTAAAAGAAATTGCCAAATTAGAAGGACACACAATTATTTGTGGTTTTGGAAGAAATGGAAGACAGTCTTATGAAAAATTAAAAAGGTTTAATAAAAAGTGTATTGTGATAGAGAAAAGTGAGTCTTTTATAGAAGATCCAGCCTATCAAGATATTCAATTTGTAAAAGGAGATGCCACCAATGATGATGTATTGCGTAATGCAGGAATAGAAAAAGCCTCAAGCTTGATTACTGCCTTACCATCTGATGCTAATAATTTATATGTGGTATTGTCATCTAGGCAAATCAATCAAAAATTAAACATTGTAAGTAGAGCAAATGATGAAAACGCTACCAAAAAATTAAAAATTGCTGGAGCCAATCACGTCATTATGCCCGATAAGTTAGGAGGAGAGCACATGGCTTCTCTTTTAGTAACTCCAGATTTGGTGGAGTTTGTCAACAGAATTAATATGGAAGGTGATCACAATGCCAATTTAGAAGAAATTGGGGTTGATGAGTTACCAGAAGAATATTTAATGAAATCTATTCAAGATTTAGACGTACGCAGAAATTCAGGCTGTAACGTCATTGGTTTTATTACAGCAGATGATGAGTATATAGTAAATCCATCATCTCAAATGATTTTAGAACCAAAATGCCGATTAATCGTATTAGGAAGACCTGAACAAATTAAAAAATTTAAAGAAATTTATGAGTAA
- a CDS encoding alanine/glycine:cation symporter family protein, giving the protein MSKAIKKTIQKAIGGLLLMIPAMSFASIDQVIEEKFQPISHVVTQIVFYSVPIGPMDVPLVLIVLLLGALFFTLYFNFANIRLIKVAVKATKGDYDELDYAFEEGDSIATIKDVAESTGERKTTPVIGEVTHFQALTAALSATVGLGNIAGVAVAIALGGPGAIVWMILAGFLGMSTKLVEATLGVKYREVSPEGHVYGGPMYYLRKGLKEKNMARLGKVLATMYAIFVVGGSFGGGNMFQANQATAQFMSLTGMKSGFIFGIVLAALVGVVIIGGIKRIGKVTERIVPFMGILFVGASLVIIAKNFDMIPDAAIQIWKGAFGNNALLGGFVGVMIVGFQRAAFSNEAGVGSASIAHAAVKTKFPASEGIVASIGPFVDTVVICTMTALVIVITNLKYSLFTYANLEGSNVIMNGTGEHLGGVDLTSAAFDSSIPHFSVVLTIAVILFAFSTMLSWSYYGIQGWSYLFGKGKIADITYKVLFLFVIVVGASSSLNSVVEFSDSMIFAMVFPNIIGLVILAPKVKQEIKRYLTAIKYKVEE; this is encoded by the coding sequence ATGAGTAAAGCTATTAAAAAAACAATTCAAAAAGCAATTGGGGGATTGCTGTTAATGATTCCGGCGATGTCTTTTGCATCCATAGATCAAGTCATTGAGGAGAAATTTCAGCCCATCTCACACGTCGTTACACAAATCGTATTTTATTCGGTGCCTATTGGTCCTATGGACGTTCCTTTGGTGTTGATTGTCTTATTGTTAGGGGCGTTGTTTTTTACATTGTATTTTAATTTTGCAAACATTCGTTTGATTAAAGTAGCTGTAAAAGCAACTAAAGGAGATTATGATGAACTTGACTATGCTTTTGAAGAAGGAGATAGTATTGCAACCATTAAAGATGTTGCAGAATCTACAGGAGAAAGAAAAACGACACCTGTTATTGGTGAGGTAACACATTTTCAAGCCTTAACCGCTGCATTATCGGCTACGGTAGGTTTAGGAAATATTGCAGGGGTTGCTGTGGCAATTGCTTTAGGAGGGCCTGGGGCAATTGTATGGATGATCTTGGCTGGTTTTTTAGGGATGTCTACCAAGTTGGTGGAGGCTACTCTAGGAGTTAAATATAGAGAGGTAAGTCCAGAGGGTCATGTTTACGGTGGACCAATGTATTACCTTAGAAAAGGGTTAAAAGAAAAGAACATGGCTCGTTTAGGTAAAGTCTTGGCAACTATGTATGCTATTTTTGTTGTTGGAGGTTCTTTTGGAGGTGGAAATATGTTTCAAGCCAACCAAGCAACTGCACAATTTATGTCTTTAACAGGAATGAAATCTGGATTTATTTTCGGAATTGTTCTAGCCGCTTTGGTAGGAGTTGTTATTATTGGTGGTATAAAAAGAATTGGAAAAGTAACAGAAAGAATCGTTCCATTTATGGGAATTCTATTCGTTGGTGCTTCATTAGTGATTATTGCTAAAAACTTTGATATGATTCCAGATGCAGCTATTCAGATTTGGAAAGGTGCTTTTGGAAATAATGCCTTGTTAGGTGGTTTTGTTGGAGTGATGATTGTTGGTTTTCAACGTGCTGCTTTTTCAAATGAAGCTGGAGTAGGGTCAGCATCTATTGCCCATGCCGCAGTTAAAACAAAGTTCCCTGCTAGTGAGGGAATAGTGGCTAGTATTGGGCCTTTTGTAGATACTGTTGTTATTTGTACAATGACTGCTTTGGTAATTGTGATCACCAATTTAAAGTATAGTTTGTTTACATATGCCAATTTAGAAGGAAGTAATGTTATTATGAATGGAACAGGAGAGCATTTAGGAGGGGTAGATTTAACCTCTGCAGCTTTTGATTCTTCTATTCCTCACTTTTCAGTAGTATTAACAATAGCAGTTATTTTATTTGCCTTTTCAACCATGTTGTCTTGGTCTTATTATGGAATTCAAGGATGGAGTTATTTATTTGGAAAAGGTAAAATTGCAGATATTACTTATAAGGTTTTATTCTTATTTGTAATTGTTGTGGGAGCCTCTTCTTCGTTAAACTCAGTAGTAGAGTTTTCAGACTCCATGATTTTTGCCATGGTATTTCCAAATATCATCGGATTGGTTATTTTAGCACCAAAGGTTAAACAAGAAATCAAACGCTATTTAACAGCCATTAAATACAAGGTAGAAGAATAG
- a CDS encoding ComEA family DNA-binding protein: MKFIKSHLRYSKSQRNGIFLLLSIVIVLQIFLWFVHANKQEQVEFSTISNHLQSELDSIASLDEVINTKINPFNPNYLSDYKAYQLGMTVEQIDRLMAFRSSGKYINSPADFKRVTQVSDSLLAVMLPYFKFPDWVTKKNVAVKTVKIVVKDINTATQEALVKVKGIGAQRASNIIQYRKLLGGYTYDEQLKEVWGIPKEVLKTLQKEFKVLSKPNIDQLNVNTATVNQLSKIVYINYALAKSIVAYRTEVAEIQDLEELKIIRDFPKDKFNLISLYLHAY; encoded by the coding sequence ATGAAATTTATTAAATCCCATTTACGGTACTCAAAAAGTCAGCGAAATGGGATTTTTTTATTGTTATCTATTGTTATTGTTCTTCAAATTTTCTTGTGGTTTGTTCATGCAAATAAGCAAGAACAAGTTGAGTTTAGTACAATATCAAATCATCTACAATCAGAGTTAGATAGTATTGCATCGCTAGATGAAGTGATAAACACAAAAATTAATCCGTTCAATCCTAATTATTTGTCAGACTATAAAGCTTATCAGTTAGGGATGACTGTTGAGCAAATAGATAGGCTGATGGCTTTTAGAAGTTCAGGGAAATATATTAATTCTCCAGCAGACTTTAAAAGGGTTACTCAAGTATCAGATTCATTACTAGCTGTAATGCTTCCGTATTTTAAGTTTCCAGATTGGGTAACTAAAAAGAATGTAGCTGTAAAAACGGTAAAAATAGTTGTAAAAGATATCAATACAGCAACTCAAGAAGCGCTAGTTAAGGTAAAAGGAATAGGAGCGCAAAGAGCTAGTAATATTATACAGTACAGAAAATTATTAGGTGGTTATACTTATGATGAACAATTAAAAGAGGTTTGGGGTATTCCTAAAGAGGTGTTAAAAACATTACAAAAGGAATTTAAAGTTTTATCAAAACCCAATATTGATCAATTAAATGTAAACACAGCTACTGTAAATCAGCTTTCTAAAATTGTATATATCAATTATGCACTAGCAAAATCGATTGTAGCTTACAGGACAGAAGTCGCAGAAATACAAGATTTAGAGGAGTTAAAAATAATAAGAGATTTTCCTAAGGATAAATTTAACTTAATAAGCTTATATTTGCACGCTTACTAA
- a CDS encoding acyl-CoA dehydrogenase family protein: MNFETNETQKMIASSIQDFAKIHIAPNVSKWDESQEFPVDLFRKLGEMGFMGVLVPENYGGSGLTYHEYITVIEEISKVDPSIGLSVAAHNSLCTGHILQFANESQKAKWLPKLASGEWIGAWGLTEHNTGSDAGGMNTTAVLDGDEYVLNGAKNFITHAISGDIAVVIARTGEKGDSHGMTAFVIEKGTPGFSSGKKEDKLGMRASETAELIFDQCRVPKENVLGKVGDGFIQSMKVLDGGRISIAALSIGIAKGAYEAALKYSKERIQFGKPISSFQGVSFKLADMATEIEASELLTHKAAAKKELGEKMTTIGAMAKMFASETCVKVANEAVQIHGGYGYTKDYPVEKFYRDSKLCTIGEGTTEIQKVVISRNILK, translated from the coding sequence ATGAATTTCGAGACGAATGAAACCCAAAAAATGATAGCATCTTCTATTCAAGATTTTGCAAAAATTCATATAGCTCCCAATGTATCTAAGTGGGATGAGTCGCAGGAGTTCCCAGTAGACTTATTTAGAAAGTTAGGTGAAATGGGATTTATGGGAGTTTTAGTTCCTGAAAACTATGGAGGTTCAGGTTTAACTTATCATGAATACATTACTGTTATCGAAGAGATTTCTAAAGTGGATCCTTCTATAGGATTGTCTGTGGCAGCTCATAACTCGCTTTGTACAGGGCATATTTTGCAGTTTGCAAATGAGTCTCAAAAAGCAAAGTGGTTACCAAAATTAGCTTCAGGAGAATGGATTGGTGCTTGGGGATTAACCGAGCATAATACAGGGTCTGATGCAGGAGGAATGAATACAACTGCTGTTTTAGATGGTGATGAATATGTGTTGAATGGAGCAAAAAACTTTATTACACATGCCATTAGCGGAGATATTGCGGTAGTGATTGCTAGAACTGGAGAAAAAGGAGACTCTCACGGTATGACAGCTTTTGTGATAGAGAAAGGAACGCCAGGGTTTAGTTCGGGTAAAAAAGAAGATAAATTAGGAATGAGGGCTTCTGAAACAGCAGAGCTTATTTTTGATCAGTGTAGAGTTCCTAAAGAAAATGTATTAGGAAAAGTAGGTGATGGTTTTATCCAGTCTATGAAAGTGTTAGATGGTGGAAGAATTTCTATAGCAGCTTTGTCTATTGGTATTGCTAAAGGAGCTTACGAGGCAGCTTTAAAATATTCAAAAGAAAGAATTCAGTTTGGAAAGCCAATTTCATCTTTTCAAGGAGTTTCATTCAAGTTAGCAGATATGGCTACTGAAATAGAAGCTTCTGAGTTGTTAACTCACAAAGCAGCTGCTAAAAAAGAATTAGGGGAAAAGATGACTACTATAGGGGCGATGGCCAAAATGTTTGCGTCTGAAACTTGCGTAAAAGTAGCGAATGAAGCTGTGCAAATTCACGGTGGATATGGGTACACCAAAGATTATCCGGTAGAGAAGTTTTATAGAGATAGTAAGCTTTGTACTATAGGTGAGGGGACTACAGAAATACAAAAAGTTGTGATTTCAAGAAATATTTTAAAATAA
- the rpsU gene encoding 30S ribosomal protein S21: MLIIPIKDGENIDRALKRFKRKFDRTKTMKQLRERQQYNKPSVVNRKQRIKASYVQRLRTNEEQA, from the coding sequence ATGTTAATTATTCCAATTAAAGACGGAGAAAACATTGATAGAGCTTTAAAGCGTTTCAAGAGAAAATTCGACCGTACGAAGACAATGAAACAATTACGTGAGCGTCAACAGTATAATAAACCATCTGTAGTAAACCGTAAACAAAGAATTAAAGCTTCTTATGTTCAGCGTTTAAGAACTAACGAAGAGCAAGCTTAA